From one Brachypodium distachyon strain Bd21 chromosome 4, Brachypodium_distachyon_v3.0, whole genome shotgun sequence genomic stretch:
- the LOC100822798 gene encoding uncharacterized protein LOC100822798 isoform X2, with translation MLVRPSGIKFLIHSATTEMGARENVEERNDHSSDVEQDGKQGKGAESDYEAARDSLSSQGEANCNEDTKVKRVSRVPKKLAKKELKLNSPRSARSNSARLVNTKLQYISPNKNKSPRPSQVDNGAKTLEVQKPETVEVPSCPSSDVSEETNDKAIEGGTIDDKVTDDKANEHRETNDAVIEGIATDHKANEDKLTDDKAIEGISTHDKATEVIATNDNTIEGIGTDDEGIEGIAIGDRATEEAKEIDVLDEAPNCDQSTGTEDEIADTEQNILDEDKSVGYEKNDEKFEELESKIEKLEQELREVAALEVSLYSIVPEHGCSSHKLHTPARRLSRLYIHASKFWSPEKKASVGKNSVSGLVLVAKSCGNDVSRLTFWLSNTVVLREIIAQTFGISNQSTTVMKAFTPKSSANKLYKNSPPMRWKTNSSVKHARPTIMQFPEDWQETSTILGALEKIESWIFSRIVESVWWQALTPRMHTPVEDSSTPNTGGLLGHSLGDQHQGTFSINLWKTAFCDVFNRICPLRAGGHECGCLPVLAELVMEQCIARLDVALFNAILRESENEIPSDPISDPILDSRVLPIPAGDLSFGSGAQLKTSIGSWSRLLMDMFGMDGDGSHKDGQDAGADHDGRRDGAESISFKLLNELSDLLMLPKDMLLEKSIRKEVCPSMGLPLVTRILCNFTPDEFCPDHVPGLVLEELNSESLVERFTEKDVISTFPCIAAPVVYHAPRLEDVAKKVSDTSGNAEVDRRASIVQRRGYTSDDDLDDLGSPLMSLYDRSTPPSPCDGVACFSTRRAGSMANVRYELLREVWSEHLK, from the exons ATGCTGGTCAGGCCCTCAG GCATCAAGTTTTTAATACATTCTGCAACTACTGAAATGGGTGCTAGGGAGAATGTGGAAGAGAGAAATGACCATTCGAGTGATGTGGAGCAAGATGGTAAACAAGGGAAGGGAGCTGAATCAGACTACGAAGCAGCTAGAGATTCCCTTTCATCTCAAGGTGAGGCTAACTGTAATGAGGATACTAAAGTGAAAAGAGTCTCAAGGGTTCCGAAGAAGCTAGCAAAGAAAGAGTTGAAGTTAAACAGCCCACGTTCAGCCAGAAGTAATTCCGCTCGTCTAGTCAACACTAAGCTGCAATATATTTCACCAAACAAGAACAAATCACCAAGGCCAAGCCAAGTGGATAATGGTGCTAAAACTCTGGAAGTACAAAAGCCTGAAACTGTGGAAGTTCCTTCTTGTCCTTCATCTGATGTTTCGGAGGAAACAAATGATAAAGCTATTGAGGGCGGAACCATTGATGATAAAGTCACTGATGATAAGGCCAATGAGCACAGAGAGACCAATGATGCGGTCATTGAGGGTATAGCGACTGATCATAAGGCCAATGAGGACAAACTGACCGACGATAAGGCCATTGAGGGTATATCTACACATGATAAGGCCACCGAGGTTATAGCTACAAATGACAACACCATTGAGGGCATAGGGACCGATGATGAGGGCATTGAGGGTATAGCGATTGGTGATAGGGCCACTGAAGAGGCTAAGGAGATTGATGTATTGGACGAAGCTCCAAACTGTGATCAGAGTACTGGTACTGAGGATGAAATCGCTGATACCGAACAAAACATACTTGATGAAGACAAATCAGTTGGGTATGAAAAGAATGATGAAAAGTTCGAGGAACTAGAATCAAAAATTGAAAAGCTAGAACAAGAGCTACGTGAAGTTGCTGCCCTCGAGGTTTCTCTCTACTCTATTGTGCCAGAGCACGGGTGTTCGTCACATAAGTTGCATACACCAGCTCGGCGTCTGTCTAGGTTATACATTCATGCATCAAAATTTTGGTCCCCAGAGAAGAAAGCATCTGTTGGGAAAAACTCTGTTTCTGGACTTGTGCTTGTTGCAAAGTCTTGCGGCAATGATGTTTCAAG GTTGACATTCTGGCTATCGAACACAGTTGTCCTAAGAGAGATCATTGCACAAACCTTTGGCATTTCAAACCAATCAACTACTGTTATGAAGGCTTTTACACCAAAAAGTAGTGCAAATAAGCTTTACAAGAATTCTCCGCCAATGCGATGGAAAACCAACTCCAGTGTCAAGCATGCTAGACCTACTATCATGCAGTTTCCTGAGGATTGGCAGGAAACTTCTACGATCTTGGGGGCACTGGAGAAGATTGAATCTTGGATCTTTTCTCGGATTGTTGAGTCTGTGTGGTGGCAG GCACTGACACCCCGTATGCACACTCCCGTAGAAGATTCATCAACTCCAAACACTGGGGGACTGTTAGGGCATTCTTTGGGTGATCAGCATCAAGGCACCTTTTCTATTAATCTCTGGAAGACAGCATTTTGCGATGTGTTCAACAGAATATGTCCTCTTCGTGCTGGTGGACATGAGTGTGGCTGCTTACCTGTATTGGCAGAACTG GTGATGGAGCAATGCATAGCTCGTTTAGATGTTGCTTTATTTAACGCCATCCTCCGTGAATCAGAGAATGAGATACCATCTGATCCAATATCCGACCCGATTCTTGATTCAAGGGTTCTGCCAATTCCAGCTGGTGACTTGAGCTTTGGGTCAGGCGCACAGCTGAAGACTTCA ATTGGAAGCTGGTCTAGGTTGTTAATGGATATGTTTGGCATGGATGGTGATGGCTCTCACAAGGATGGCCAAGATGCAGGAGCAGATCATGATGGTAGAAGAGATGGAGCTGAATCAATTTCTTTTAAGCTGCTCAATGAGTTGAGTGATCTTTTGATGCTCCCAAAGGACATGCTTCTTGAGAAGTCCATCCGGAAAGAG GTCTGCCCATCGATGGGCCTTCCACTAGTAACAAGAATACTCTGCAACTTCACTCCTGACGAGTTCTGCCCTGATCATGTCCCTGGCTTAGTCCTAGAGGAGCTGAATTCTGAG AGCTTAGTGGAGCGCTTCACAGAGAAAGACGTGATCAGTACATTCCCATGCATTGCTGCCCCTGTTGTGTACCATGCCCCTCGATTGGAGGATGTAGCCAAGAAAGTGTCTGACACCAGTGGCAATGCAGAGGTGGACCGAAGGGCCTCGATTGTCCAGAGGAGAGGGTACACTAGCGATGATGATCTGGATGACCTAGGCTCTCCCTTGATGTCCCTGTATGATCGGAGCACTCCACCCTCACCTTGTGACGGAGTGGCGTGTTTCAGCACTCGGCGAGCAGGCTCCATGGCAAATGTAAGATATGAGCTCCTGAGAGAAGTATGGTCGGAGCACCTGAAGTGA
- the LOC100822798 gene encoding uncharacterized protein LOC100822798 isoform X3: MGARENVEERNDHSSDVEQDGKQGKGAESDYEAARDSLSSQGEANCNEDTKVKRVSRVPKKLAKKELKLNSPRSARSNSARLVNTKLQYISPNKNKSPRPSQVDNGAKTLEVQKPETVEVPSCPSSDVSEETNDKAIEGGTIDDKVTDDKANEHRETNDAVIEGIATDHKANEDKLTDDKAIEGISTHDKATEVIATNDNTIEGIGTDDEGIEGIAIGDRATEEAKEIDVLDEAPNCDQSTGTEDEIADTEQNILDEDKSVGYEKNDEKFEELESKIEKLEQELREVAALEVSLYSIVPEHGCSSHKLHTPARRLSRLYIHASKFWSPEKKASVGKNSVSGLVLVAKSCGNDVSRLTFWLSNTVVLREIIAQTFGISNQSTTVMKAFTPKSSANKLYKNSPPMRWKTNSSVKHARPTIMQFPEDWQETSTILGALEKIESWIFSRIVESVWWQALTPRMHTPVEDSSTPNTGGLLGHSLGDQHQGTFSINLWKTAFCDVFNRICPLRAGGHECGCLPVLAELQVMEQCIARLDVALFNAILRESENEIPSDPISDPILDSRVLPIPAGDLSFGSGAQLKTSIGSWSRLLMDMFGMDGDGSHKDGQDAGADHDGRRDGAESISFKLLNELSDLLMLPKDMLLEKSIRKEVCPSMGLPLVTRILCNFTPDEFCPDHVPGLVLEELNSESLVERFTEKDVISTFPCIAAPVVYHAPRLEDVAKKVSDTSGNAEVDRRASIVQRRGYTSDDDLDDLGSPLMSLYDRSTPPSPCDGVACFSTRRAGSMANVRYELLREVWSEHLK, translated from the exons ATGGGTGCTAGGGAGAATGTGGAAGAGAGAAATGACCATTCGAGTGATGTGGAGCAAGATGGTAAACAAGGGAAGGGAGCTGAATCAGACTACGAAGCAGCTAGAGATTCCCTTTCATCTCAAGGTGAGGCTAACTGTAATGAGGATACTAAAGTGAAAAGAGTCTCAAGGGTTCCGAAGAAGCTAGCAAAGAAAGAGTTGAAGTTAAACAGCCCACGTTCAGCCAGAAGTAATTCCGCTCGTCTAGTCAACACTAAGCTGCAATATATTTCACCAAACAAGAACAAATCACCAAGGCCAAGCCAAGTGGATAATGGTGCTAAAACTCTGGAAGTACAAAAGCCTGAAACTGTGGAAGTTCCTTCTTGTCCTTCATCTGATGTTTCGGAGGAAACAAATGATAAAGCTATTGAGGGCGGAACCATTGATGATAAAGTCACTGATGATAAGGCCAATGAGCACAGAGAGACCAATGATGCGGTCATTGAGGGTATAGCGACTGATCATAAGGCCAATGAGGACAAACTGACCGACGATAAGGCCATTGAGGGTATATCTACACATGATAAGGCCACCGAGGTTATAGCTACAAATGACAACACCATTGAGGGCATAGGGACCGATGATGAGGGCATTGAGGGTATAGCGATTGGTGATAGGGCCACTGAAGAGGCTAAGGAGATTGATGTATTGGACGAAGCTCCAAACTGTGATCAGAGTACTGGTACTGAGGATGAAATCGCTGATACCGAACAAAACATACTTGATGAAGACAAATCAGTTGGGTATGAAAAGAATGATGAAAAGTTCGAGGAACTAGAATCAAAAATTGAAAAGCTAGAACAAGAGCTACGTGAAGTTGCTGCCCTCGAGGTTTCTCTCTACTCTATTGTGCCAGAGCACGGGTGTTCGTCACATAAGTTGCATACACCAGCTCGGCGTCTGTCTAGGTTATACATTCATGCATCAAAATTTTGGTCCCCAGAGAAGAAAGCATCTGTTGGGAAAAACTCTGTTTCTGGACTTGTGCTTGTTGCAAAGTCTTGCGGCAATGATGTTTCAAG GTTGACATTCTGGCTATCGAACACAGTTGTCCTAAGAGAGATCATTGCACAAACCTTTGGCATTTCAAACCAATCAACTACTGTTATGAAGGCTTTTACACCAAAAAGTAGTGCAAATAAGCTTTACAAGAATTCTCCGCCAATGCGATGGAAAACCAACTCCAGTGTCAAGCATGCTAGACCTACTATCATGCAGTTTCCTGAGGATTGGCAGGAAACTTCTACGATCTTGGGGGCACTGGAGAAGATTGAATCTTGGATCTTTTCTCGGATTGTTGAGTCTGTGTGGTGGCAG GCACTGACACCCCGTATGCACACTCCCGTAGAAGATTCATCAACTCCAAACACTGGGGGACTGTTAGGGCATTCTTTGGGTGATCAGCATCAAGGCACCTTTTCTATTAATCTCTGGAAGACAGCATTTTGCGATGTGTTCAACAGAATATGTCCTCTTCGTGCTGGTGGACATGAGTGTGGCTGCTTACCTGTATTGGCAGAACTG CAGGTGATGGAGCAATGCATAGCTCGTTTAGATGTTGCTTTATTTAACGCCATCCTCCGTGAATCAGAGAATGAGATACCATCTGATCCAATATCCGACCCGATTCTTGATTCAAGGGTTCTGCCAATTCCAGCTGGTGACTTGAGCTTTGGGTCAGGCGCACAGCTGAAGACTTCA ATTGGAAGCTGGTCTAGGTTGTTAATGGATATGTTTGGCATGGATGGTGATGGCTCTCACAAGGATGGCCAAGATGCAGGAGCAGATCATGATGGTAGAAGAGATGGAGCTGAATCAATTTCTTTTAAGCTGCTCAATGAGTTGAGTGATCTTTTGATGCTCCCAAAGGACATGCTTCTTGAGAAGTCCATCCGGAAAGAG GTCTGCCCATCGATGGGCCTTCCACTAGTAACAAGAATACTCTGCAACTTCACTCCTGACGAGTTCTGCCCTGATCATGTCCCTGGCTTAGTCCTAGAGGAGCTGAATTCTGAG AGCTTAGTGGAGCGCTTCACAGAGAAAGACGTGATCAGTACATTCCCATGCATTGCTGCCCCTGTTGTGTACCATGCCCCTCGATTGGAGGATGTAGCCAAGAAAGTGTCTGACACCAGTGGCAATGCAGAGGTGGACCGAAGGGCCTCGATTGTCCAGAGGAGAGGGTACACTAGCGATGATGATCTGGATGACCTAGGCTCTCCCTTGATGTCCCTGTATGATCGGAGCACTCCACCCTCACCTTGTGACGGAGTGGCGTGTTTCAGCACTCGGCGAGCAGGCTCCATGGCAAATGTAAGATATGAGCTCCTGAGAGAAGTATGGTCGGAGCACCTGAAGTGA
- the LOC100822798 gene encoding uncharacterized protein LOC100822798 isoform X1 encodes MLVRPSGIKFLIHSATTEMGARENVEERNDHSSDVEQDGKQGKGAESDYEAARDSLSSQGEANCNEDTKVKRVSRVPKKLAKKELKLNSPRSARSNSARLVNTKLQYISPNKNKSPRPSQVDNGAKTLEVQKPETVEVPSCPSSDVSEETNDKAIEGGTIDDKVTDDKANEHRETNDAVIEGIATDHKANEDKLTDDKAIEGISTHDKATEVIATNDNTIEGIGTDDEGIEGIAIGDRATEEAKEIDVLDEAPNCDQSTGTEDEIADTEQNILDEDKSVGYEKNDEKFEELESKIEKLEQELREVAALEVSLYSIVPEHGCSSHKLHTPARRLSRLYIHASKFWSPEKKASVGKNSVSGLVLVAKSCGNDVSRLTFWLSNTVVLREIIAQTFGISNQSTTVMKAFTPKSSANKLYKNSPPMRWKTNSSVKHARPTIMQFPEDWQETSTILGALEKIESWIFSRIVESVWWQALTPRMHTPVEDSSTPNTGGLLGHSLGDQHQGTFSINLWKTAFCDVFNRICPLRAGGHECGCLPVLAELQVMEQCIARLDVALFNAILRESENEIPSDPISDPILDSRVLPIPAGDLSFGSGAQLKTSIGSWSRLLMDMFGMDGDGSHKDGQDAGADHDGRRDGAESISFKLLNELSDLLMLPKDMLLEKSIRKEVCPSMGLPLVTRILCNFTPDEFCPDHVPGLVLEELNSESLVERFTEKDVISTFPCIAAPVVYHAPRLEDVAKKVSDTSGNAEVDRRASIVQRRGYTSDDDLDDLGSPLMSLYDRSTPPSPCDGVACFSTRRAGSMANVRYELLREVWSEHLK; translated from the exons ATGCTGGTCAGGCCCTCAG GCATCAAGTTTTTAATACATTCTGCAACTACTGAAATGGGTGCTAGGGAGAATGTGGAAGAGAGAAATGACCATTCGAGTGATGTGGAGCAAGATGGTAAACAAGGGAAGGGAGCTGAATCAGACTACGAAGCAGCTAGAGATTCCCTTTCATCTCAAGGTGAGGCTAACTGTAATGAGGATACTAAAGTGAAAAGAGTCTCAAGGGTTCCGAAGAAGCTAGCAAAGAAAGAGTTGAAGTTAAACAGCCCACGTTCAGCCAGAAGTAATTCCGCTCGTCTAGTCAACACTAAGCTGCAATATATTTCACCAAACAAGAACAAATCACCAAGGCCAAGCCAAGTGGATAATGGTGCTAAAACTCTGGAAGTACAAAAGCCTGAAACTGTGGAAGTTCCTTCTTGTCCTTCATCTGATGTTTCGGAGGAAACAAATGATAAAGCTATTGAGGGCGGAACCATTGATGATAAAGTCACTGATGATAAGGCCAATGAGCACAGAGAGACCAATGATGCGGTCATTGAGGGTATAGCGACTGATCATAAGGCCAATGAGGACAAACTGACCGACGATAAGGCCATTGAGGGTATATCTACACATGATAAGGCCACCGAGGTTATAGCTACAAATGACAACACCATTGAGGGCATAGGGACCGATGATGAGGGCATTGAGGGTATAGCGATTGGTGATAGGGCCACTGAAGAGGCTAAGGAGATTGATGTATTGGACGAAGCTCCAAACTGTGATCAGAGTACTGGTACTGAGGATGAAATCGCTGATACCGAACAAAACATACTTGATGAAGACAAATCAGTTGGGTATGAAAAGAATGATGAAAAGTTCGAGGAACTAGAATCAAAAATTGAAAAGCTAGAACAAGAGCTACGTGAAGTTGCTGCCCTCGAGGTTTCTCTCTACTCTATTGTGCCAGAGCACGGGTGTTCGTCACATAAGTTGCATACACCAGCTCGGCGTCTGTCTAGGTTATACATTCATGCATCAAAATTTTGGTCCCCAGAGAAGAAAGCATCTGTTGGGAAAAACTCTGTTTCTGGACTTGTGCTTGTTGCAAAGTCTTGCGGCAATGATGTTTCAAG GTTGACATTCTGGCTATCGAACACAGTTGTCCTAAGAGAGATCATTGCACAAACCTTTGGCATTTCAAACCAATCAACTACTGTTATGAAGGCTTTTACACCAAAAAGTAGTGCAAATAAGCTTTACAAGAATTCTCCGCCAATGCGATGGAAAACCAACTCCAGTGTCAAGCATGCTAGACCTACTATCATGCAGTTTCCTGAGGATTGGCAGGAAACTTCTACGATCTTGGGGGCACTGGAGAAGATTGAATCTTGGATCTTTTCTCGGATTGTTGAGTCTGTGTGGTGGCAG GCACTGACACCCCGTATGCACACTCCCGTAGAAGATTCATCAACTCCAAACACTGGGGGACTGTTAGGGCATTCTTTGGGTGATCAGCATCAAGGCACCTTTTCTATTAATCTCTGGAAGACAGCATTTTGCGATGTGTTCAACAGAATATGTCCTCTTCGTGCTGGTGGACATGAGTGTGGCTGCTTACCTGTATTGGCAGAACTG CAGGTGATGGAGCAATGCATAGCTCGTTTAGATGTTGCTTTATTTAACGCCATCCTCCGTGAATCAGAGAATGAGATACCATCTGATCCAATATCCGACCCGATTCTTGATTCAAGGGTTCTGCCAATTCCAGCTGGTGACTTGAGCTTTGGGTCAGGCGCACAGCTGAAGACTTCA ATTGGAAGCTGGTCTAGGTTGTTAATGGATATGTTTGGCATGGATGGTGATGGCTCTCACAAGGATGGCCAAGATGCAGGAGCAGATCATGATGGTAGAAGAGATGGAGCTGAATCAATTTCTTTTAAGCTGCTCAATGAGTTGAGTGATCTTTTGATGCTCCCAAAGGACATGCTTCTTGAGAAGTCCATCCGGAAAGAG GTCTGCCCATCGATGGGCCTTCCACTAGTAACAAGAATACTCTGCAACTTCACTCCTGACGAGTTCTGCCCTGATCATGTCCCTGGCTTAGTCCTAGAGGAGCTGAATTCTGAG AGCTTAGTGGAGCGCTTCACAGAGAAAGACGTGATCAGTACATTCCCATGCATTGCTGCCCCTGTTGTGTACCATGCCCCTCGATTGGAGGATGTAGCCAAGAAAGTGTCTGACACCAGTGGCAATGCAGAGGTGGACCGAAGGGCCTCGATTGTCCAGAGGAGAGGGTACACTAGCGATGATGATCTGGATGACCTAGGCTCTCCCTTGATGTCCCTGTATGATCGGAGCACTCCACCCTCACCTTGTGACGGAGTGGCGTGTTTCAGCACTCGGCGAGCAGGCTCCATGGCAAATGTAAGATATGAGCTCCTGAGAGAAGTATGGTCGGAGCACCTGAAGTGA